A stretch of bacterium DNA encodes these proteins:
- the pepT gene encoding peptidase T, translating to MFDTNYKFTCVEKFLKYVKYDTQSDDDATCFPSTEKQKILSKDLAIELKALGLSDAHMDDNGYVMATIPSNTKKNVPVIAYIAHVDTSPAVTGENVNPIVHKNYQGGDIHLPKDANQVIEVKNNPDLEKMKGYDIITADGTTLLGADNKAGVAEIMDAVGYFLSHPEVKHGAIKICFTPDEEVGRGTEKIDLKKLGAQFAYTVDGSSRGEVETETFSADAMTVKFHGKNIHPGYAKNKMVNAVKVGARFIEKLPKTTLSPETTEKKEGFVHPTTFNANEELATVKFIIRDFVTEKLAEKEELVKKLAQETAAEFPGARLEVEIKEQYRNMKYILDKYPQVGDNAIEAMKRLKIEPILSPIRGGTDGSRLSYMGLPTPNIFAGEHSFHSKLEWVAVQDMEMAVRVIVELAQIWEERA from the coding sequence ATGTTTGACACCAACTACAAATTCACATGCGTCGAAAAATTTTTGAAATATGTGAAGTATGATACGCAATCGGACGATGACGCAACTTGTTTTCCCAGCACGGAAAAACAAAAAATACTGTCCAAAGATCTTGCCATAGAGTTAAAAGCCCTGGGGCTTAGCGATGCGCACATGGATGACAACGGTTATGTCATGGCGACCATTCCTTCCAACACAAAGAAAAACGTGCCGGTCATTGCTTATATTGCCCACGTGGATACATCGCCGGCCGTGACCGGAGAAAATGTGAATCCCATCGTTCACAAAAATTATCAAGGCGGGGATATTCACCTGCCGAAAGACGCTAATCAGGTTATTGAAGTCAAGAATAATCCCGATCTGGAAAAAATGAAGGGGTATGATATTATCACAGCGGACGGCACAACTTTACTGGGCGCGGACAATAAAGCCGGCGTGGCGGAGATCATGGATGCAGTGGGATATTTCTTAAGTCATCCGGAAGTAAAACACGGGGCGATCAAAATTTGTTTTACGCCGGACGAAGAGGTAGGGCGCGGCACAGAAAAAATTGATCTGAAAAAATTAGGCGCTCAGTTCGCCTACACCGTAGACGGGTCCAGCCGCGGCGAAGTGGAGACTGAAACGTTCAGCGCGGATGCGATGACGGTGAAATTTCACGGTAAAAATATTCACCCGGGCTATGCAAAAAATAAAATGGTTAATGCGGTGAAAGTTGGTGCGCGATTCATCGAAAAACTTCCGAAGACAACGCTATCACCGGAAACGACCGAGAAGAAAGAAGGATTTGTTCATCCGACGACGTTTAACGCCAACGAAGAACTTGCTACGGTCAAATTCATCATTCGCGATTTCGTGACGGAAAAGTTAGCCGAAAAAGAAGAGTTGGTGAAGAAACTTGCACAAGAAACAGCGGCGGAATTTCCCGGCGCGCGTTTGGAAGTTGAGATAAAAGAACAATACCGCAATATGAAATACATATTGGATAAATATCCGCAAGTAGGAGACAATGCGATCGAAGCCATGAAACGCCTAAAGATTGAACCGATTCTCAGTCCCATTCGCGGCGGAACCGACGGTTCACGCCTATCCTACATGGGTTTGCCGACACCGAATATATTTGCAGGCGAACATAGTTTCCATTCCAAACTAGAATGGGTTGCCGTTCAGGATATGGAAATGGCCGTTCGTGTGATCGTGGAACTTGCGCAGATATGGGAAGAACGGGCATGA